From Bombina bombina isolate aBomBom1 chromosome 1, aBomBom1.pri, whole genome shotgun sequence:
TGTTACATATATTCATTGTATAGTGAATATAGTTACATACAGTAAGCACAGTATTGCCTGGATTGCCCTAGAATATGAGGATATCACTACTGGACTAATAGTTTAATTTGCAGTTGCACCACATTCTATTATAGGCACTTATAGGAGTGGCAATATATATGGTTTGGCCAAACCAGAACAGATGGAGGACATTAGCTCATGCTTTGGTTGAATTAGATATTTACTTTCACAAGTTTCTTCCATAATTTCTAGTAAGATTTAGGGAGGTAAAAAAAAAccccccatatatatattttattatgcagTAGCTACAATTTCCCCACCACTAATACTGCTCACATTGCAAAATATTCCCCAGATTCACATTTTTTATTCTTCAAAAGTAGCAATCAAACGTATTTCCCAACCGGTATTTGGCTGGCTATACAGaccccccatatagaggttggcactTGATATTCGGATTCTAAAGAAGAGCGCCCTCTGCTGGACACAATGTAAATGAATGAACCCCTCATCAGTGAACAAGTTTTAGCAAGTACCAGAACGCACTCATTATTATTATAGCATCTTTTTAATcgtaaaaaaaaacctcttatagAAAAGTctgcttacaaaaaaaaaaaaaaatcacataaataaaCAACTGCACTGTATCATCTAATACTGGATACCACAGGTATTTTGGAACATCGGACACGATTCTCTGGTATAAAAACCATTTCAGAATCGATCGTCACTTAAAAATACCAGCAGGATCATCAGTAATGTTGCAGTGGCATATACACTGGTACTACCCCTCCCCATGTAACAAGAATAATCACTTTTACAAAGGCAGCGAGtattcacaaaaatatatatatatcagacaacaTTGTAGCTTATTTCTGTAAGATAGAAATCAACATGATTCGCATCAGGTCAGGTGGACACTTATCTGATTATAATAATCAAATTCACAGACTTGTCAGTCCTGGGCATAATAATACTGCTGGGCTGCAATAGTTTACAGTACTGGAATACTTTTTTGTGTTTattaggaacaaaaaaaaaattacatttgaatggtcACAGTGTCTGTGCCCATGCGGTTATGTTCATATTGATGTAACCAGCTCCTCAGTTCAGAGATCTTGTATCCCTCAGGACCCCTGCCCCCCTGGTACACCACCTTCCCCTCTAGGATGATGTAAAGTCTCTCAAAGTAAGCTCCATATGCAGCATTGGAAGAGTTATTCATAGTGTCCACAACCACTCTGCACCCTGGCACACCTTGGAGCATGAGCCTAGCGGCTGTCAGTCTGTCCTGGAGGCACTGATGCTTTGGGATCTGATAGGAGGCATCTGTGCTCACCCAGCCATCAGACGGGTGAGCTTCCTCTATATACACCAGCAGGAAATCTGCAATGTCAATGTGCTGGGCAGCCAGGCGCTGGTAAGCCTGAAGGCGAGCCATGAAGGGGGGTCAGGTGCAGCTCCCAAAATTAAGGATCAGTGGTCGCTTCCCTTGGGAGAAATCCAGGATCCTGCAGAGTTTCTGCCCTTCTAGCAGAACAACGTCGGTGTTGGGGGCTGTGCTGCCCAGGTGGGCTGACTTAAAGTAGTCGAGTTTCTGCCCATGCCAGACAGCTTTAAGGGACTCCAGGGTGAACATACGGTTGGAGTCAGAGACGCAGACAGGAGGGTCATCGTGCTGGatcctctcctcttcctcctcctcctctttgcTGATGAGGATCCTCCTTCTGATGCACTGGAAGTCCAGCAGCCAGAGCATCAGGGCTGTGAGCAGGAAGCGGGGCAGGAGCAGGCAGCAGGCAGCCACCTGTTTGAGAAGTTTGCTGGAGTGGGCTCCTGCTGAGTGCAGCATGGTCACTTCCCCAGGCTCATGTGAAGCACCAGCTTCTCCCCATTCCCATTTTATAGCCACAGATTTAAATGAAAACCCTGACTCCACCTCCGGACAGAACCGCCTCTTTGTACTTGAGCCTGGGGATTACCTACTGCTTCACTTGAATGACCTAAAATAAAAAGACGGGAAGCAATAAAAAAGGAGGAACCCACCGTGGATCAGTCACATCAGGACACGAGATCCCACTAAGCAAAAAAACCTGCAACC
This genomic window contains:
- the DIO3 gene encoding thyroxine 5-deiodinase, which codes for MLHSAGAHSSKLLKQVAACCLLLPRFLLTALMLWLLDFQCIRRRILISKEEEEEEERIQHDDPPVCVSDSNRMFTLESLKAVWHGQKLDYFKSAHLGSTAPNTDVVLLEGQKLCRILDFSQGKRPLILNFGSCTUPPFMARLQAYQRLAAQHIDIADFLLVYIEEAHPSDGWVSTDASYQIPKHQCLQDRLTAARLMLQGVPGCRVVVDTMNNSSNAAYGAYFERLYIILEGKVVYQGGRGPEGYKISELRSWLHQYEHNRMGTDTVTIQM